From the genome of Anopheles merus strain MAF chromosome X, AmerM5.1, whole genome shotgun sequence, one region includes:
- the LOC121591007 gene encoding uncharacterized protein LOC121591007 yields MDKKIKSAQHKKLVAVENIKALERFKQNFKPENVGEIPEVMEGLEQHRQDFFAAVAKLEEYDDTSDAIQACITDRIDMEERCRRLKSFLRENQRKEANSFNDSLLANSTLAFGRPNTSNIRFPKIELPTFDGDSTKWLSFRDRFVAMIDASAELPPIAKLQYLLSSLKGDAAVPFEHVTLTTENYSVTWAALLKRYDNSRMLIREYWRRLHFLPAIATESVDGLTSLVDEFVRYVNGLQKLHEPVDSWDTPLSNMLLMKLDNETILAWERHSVHKKKDKYSELIEFLQDRIQILKSSQSISCDRIVVPIKVAGAYRPTAPRRSVTNAASVQRNTPVSSTIQQVSCPLQCADHHLVRNCPVFLAKNTQERREIARSKGLCWNCLSCSHQVRSCKSEYSCRSCKERHHTLLHQPPQQPTVALSAQSDDDMVFLETAIVFIVDDYGEKHEARALLDSGSMSNFISDTLARKLMTPRTRVNVSVSGIGTSRQQIKGSTTAIVRSRNLQFTTPLEFLILDTPSADIPTSPINVSSWNIPDVTLADPTYHIPGKVDVVIGGDTFWELHTGRKQSLGSGLPWLVETQFGWAVAGNTTYSSQQHRVCNMATSDSPLEAILTRFWESETIFDEPALSLEEDMCERHFISTTTRDPSGRYVVRLPQNPNSNIVLGESKAIADRRLLAVERRLKSNPAMKEEYSNFMSEYERLGHMKQLTEPVDDSCEHYYLPHHAVLKESSTTTKVRVVFDASCKTSSGYSLNDKLLVGPVIQDDLFTIIVRFRSHAVALSADVEKMYRQILHDSRDTEYLRIRYRGNTAEPIQTFQLQTVTYGTSCAPFLATRTLKQIALDHKMQYPRAVDPVLHDFYVDDLLTGTDELADAIEMQRQISEMLKQAGFVLKKWVSNVPEALIGIPSEDLAILPTHEWQDPQFVSTLGLVWEPAVDMLRYRIDLPTSATMLTKRLALSYIAKIFDPLGLLSPTIIIAKLFMQQLWKLQENGKPWDWDRELPSHLQKEWTAFHSKLHSLREVRIPRYTSIRQAANVQLHIFADASQVAYGACCYVRAENDLTSSVQLLAAKSKVVPLSNTHSIARLELYAARLATQLFRKHHGGGSLSLPTGWHKFKEKLGSSAGGMFLV; encoded by the exons ATGGACAAGAAGATAAAATCTGCTCAGCACAAAAAACTCGTCGCAGTGGAAAACATTAAGGCGCTGGAGCGCTTTAAGCAAAACTTCAAACCCGAAAATGTAGGTGAAATCCCGGAGGTTATGGAGGGTTTGGAGCAACACAGACAGGACTTTTTTGCCGCGGTGGCAAAGCTGGAAGAGTATGACGACACCAGTGATGCGATTCAAGCCTGTATTACTGACAGGATCGATATGGAAGAGCGCTGCCGGCGGCTAAAATCGTTCCTTAGAGAAAACCAGCGGAAGGAAGCCAATTCGTTCAACGACTCCTTATTGGCAAACTCAACCCTAGCGTTTGGACGgccaaacacatcaaacatacGTTTTCCCAAAATCGAATTACCAACGTTCGACGGTGATTCGACAAAGTGGTTGTCATTCCGCGATCGCTTTGTCGCGATGATTGACGCAAGTGCCGAGCTGCCGCCAATTGCAAAACTGCAGTACTTACTTTCGTCCCTGAAAGGTGACGCTGCGGTTCCCTTCGAACATGTTACTCTGACCACGGAAAACTATTCTGTTACCTGGGCTGCGCTGCTTAAGCGATACGACAACTCACGGATGCTCATTCGCGAGTACTGGCGACGGCTACATTTCCTACCTGCGATTGCAACAGAAAGTGTCGATGGCTTGACGTCGTTGGTAGATGAATTCGTGCGATATGTGAATGGGTTACAGAAGCTGCATGAACCTGTCGACTCATGGGACACGCCTTTGTCCAACATGTTGCTGATGAAGCTGGACAATGAGACCATTCTGGCGTGGGAAAGGCATTCTGTGCATAAGAAAAAGGATAAGTACAGCGAGTTGATCGAATTCCTGCAAGACCGAATCCAAATCCTAAAATCGAGCCAGAGTATCTCGTGCGATCGGATTGTGGTTCCGATCAAGGTGGCCGGGGCATATCGGCCCACCGCACCACGGCGGTCGGTAACCAACGCTGCTTCTGTGCAAAGGAATACTCCCGTTTCATCGACCATTCAACAAGTGAGCTGTCCATTGCAGTGTGCAGATCATCACCTGGTTCGAAATTGCCCGGTATTTTTAGCCAAAAATACTCAGGAGCGGCGGGAAATCGCACGGTCAAAGGGATTGTGCTGGAATTGTCTCAGTTGTTCCCATCAAGTGAGATCGTGCAAATCCGAGTATTCTTGCCGTTCGTGCAAGGAACGGCATCATACGCTGCTTCAtcaaccaccacaacaacctACAGTCGCTTTGTCAGCCCAATCAGATGATGATATGGTGTTTCTCGAGACGGCTATTGTGTTTATCGTAGACGATTATGGAGAGAAGCATGAGGCACGGGCGCTTCTGGATTCGGGCTCCATGTCCAACTTCATTTCGGATACGTTAGCTCGGAAGCTCATGACACCTCGAACGAGAGTTAATGTATCAGTGTCTGGCATCGGAACTTCAAGGCAGCAGATAAAGGGTTCGACCACGGCGATCGTTCGTTCAAGGAACCTTCAATTCACCACCCCATTGGAGTTTCTGATCCTGGATACACCCTCGGCGGACATTCCCACCTCACCAATCAACGTGTCTTCGTGGAACATCCCGGATGTAACGCTAGCAGACCCCACGTATCATATCCCAGGCAAGGTCGATGTGGTCATCGGTGGCGATACGTTCTGGGAGCTGCATACCGGACGTAAGCAATCTCTCGGTTCGGGTCTGCCATGGTTGGTAGAAACGCAGTTTGGATGGGCGGTAGCAGGAAATACAACGTATTCGTCTCAACAACATCGGGTGTGTAATATGGCAACGAGCGACAGTCCATTGGAAGCCATATTGACGCGGTTCTGGGAGAGCGAGACCATCTTCGACGAACCCGCTCTATCTCTGGAGGAAGACATGTGTGAACGTCATTTCATCTCTACTACAACCAGAGACCCATCTGGCAGGTATGTCGTACGTTTACCACAAAATCCTAATTCGAATATCGTTTTAGGAGAATCGAAAGCAATCGCTGATCGTCGTCTCCTAGCGGTGGAACGGCGGCTCAAGTCTAACCCTGCAATGAAGGAGGAGTATAGTAATTTCATGTCGGAGTATGAGCGCTTAGGGCACATGAAACAACTCACCGAGCCGGTGGACGATTCGTGTGAACACTACTATCTCCCTCATCACGCGGTGCTTAAGGAATCGAGCACAACCACCAAGGTCAGGGTAGTCTTTGACGCGTCGTGCAAGACATCTTCTGGCTACTCCTTGAACGACAAACTCCTGGTTGGGCCGGTGATCCAAGACGATCTGTTCACCATCATCGTTCGTTTCCGGTCTCACGCAGTCGCACTCTCAGCAGACGTTGAGAAAATGTATCGCCAAATTCTCCACGATTCTCGCGACACTGAATACCTGCGCATTCGGTATAGAGGAAACACCGCAGAGCCGATTCAGACGTTTCAACTGCAAACGGTTACATATGGCACGTCTTGCGCACCCTTCCTAGCAACAAGAACGCTAAAGCAGATCGCTCTCGATCACAAGATGCAATACCCCCGAGCAGTGGATCCTGTATTGCACGATTTTTATGTGGATGACCTGCTAACGGGAACAGACGAGTTGGCAGACGCAATTGAAATGCAAAGGCAGATTTCTGAGATGCTCAAGCAGGCTGGATTCGTGTTGAAGAAGTGGGTGTCGAACGTACCCGAAGCACTAATCGGCATTCCTTCTGAAGACCTGGCCATCCTTCCTACTCACGAATGGCAAGATCCCCAGTTTGTATCGACGCTTGGTCTGGTTTGGGAGCCAGCAGTTGATATGCTGCGATATCGGATCGATCTACCAACTTCTGCGACGATGTTGACAAAGAGGCTAGCTTTGTCCTACATCGCCAAAATCTTTGACCCGCTTGGCTTGCTTAGTCCAACAATTATCATCGCTAAGCTCTTTATGCAACAGCTGTGGAAGTTGCAGGAAAACGGGAAGCCATGGGATTGGGATCGTGAGCTACCATCACATCTCCAAAAGGAATGGACGGCATTTCATTCCAAGCTGCATTCACTTCGGGAAGTGCGCATTCCGCGTTACACTTCAATTCGGCAAGCAGCAAACGTGCAGCTACACATTTTCGCAGATGCTTCTCAGGTGGCATATGGTGCTTGCTGTTACGTCAGGGCAGaaaacgatttgacatcatCGGTACAGCTGTTGGCAGCTAAGTCTAAAGTAGTACCGTTGTCGAACACACACTCTATAGCGAGACTCGAGCTCTATGCAGCGCGGTTGGCAACGCAACTGTTCCGGAAG CACCACGGAGGTGGAAGCCTTTCGTTGCCAACAGGGTGGCACAAATTCAAGGAGAAACTCGGATCAAGTGCTGGAGGCATGTTCCTGGTGTAG
- the LOC121591001 gene encoding uncharacterized protein LOC121591001 — translation MDKKIKSAQHKKLVAVENIKALERFKQNFKPENVGEIPEVMEGLEQHRQDFFAAVAKLEEYDDTSDAIQACITDRIDMEERCRRLKSFLRENQRKEANSFNDSLLANSTLAFGRPNTSNIRFPKIELPTFDGDSTKWLSFRDRFVAMIDASAELPPIAKLQYLLSSLKGDAAVPFEHVTLTTENYSVTWAALLKRYDNSRMLIREYWRRLHFLPAIATESVDGLTSLVDEFVRYVNGLQKLHEPVDSWDTPLSNMLLMKLDNETILAWERHSVHKKKDKYSELIEFLQDRIQILKSSQSISCDRIVVPIKVAGAYRPTAPRRSVTNAASVQRNTPVSSTIQQVSCPLQCADHHLVRNCPVFLAKNTQERREIARSKGLCWNCLSCSHQVRSCKSEYSCRSCKERHHTLLHQPPQQPTVALSAQSDDDMVFLETAIVFIVDDYGEKHEARALLDSGSMSNFISDTLARKLMTPRTRVNVSVSGIGTSRQQIKGSTTAIVRSRNLQFTTPLEFLILDTPSADIPTSPINVSSWNIPDVTLADPTYHIPGKVDVVIGGDTFWELHTGRKQSLGSGLPWLVETQFGWAVAGNTTYSSQQHRVCNMATSDSPLEAILTRFWESETIFDEPALSLEEDMCERHFISTTTRDPSGRYVVRLPQNPNSNIVLGESKAIADRRLLAVERRLKSNPAMKEEYSNFMSEYERLGHMKQLTEPVDDSCEHYYLPHHAVLKESSTTTKVRVVFDASCKTSSGYSLNDKLLVGPVIQDDLFTIIVRFRSHAVALSADVEKMYRQILHDSRDTEYLRIRYRGNTAEPIQTFQLQTVIYGTSCAPFLATRTLKQIALDHKMQYPRAVDPVLHDFYVDDLLTGTDELADAIEMQRQISEMLKQAGFVLKKWVSNVPEALIGIPSEDLAILPTHEWQDPQFVSTLGLVWEPAVDMLRYRIDLPTSATMLTKRLALSYIAKIFDPLGLLSPTIIIAKLFMQQLWKLQENGKPWDWDRELPSHLQKEWTAFHSKLHSLREVRIPRYTSIRQAANVQLHIFADASQVAYGACCYVRAENDLTSSVQLLAAKSKVVPLSNTHSIARLELYAARLATQLFRKHHGGGSLSLPTGWHKFKEKLGSSAGGMFLV, via the exons ATGGACAAGAAGATAAAATCTGCTCAGCACAAAAAACTCGTCGCAGTGGAAAACATTAAGGCGCTGGAGCGCTTTAAGCAAAACTTCAAACCCGAAAATGTAGGTGAAATCCCGGAGGTTATGGAGGGTTTGGAGCAACACAGACAGGACTTTTTTGCCGCGGTGGCAAAGCTGGAAGAGTATGACGACACCAGTGATGCGATTCAAGCCTGTATTACTGACAGGATCGATATGGAAGAGCGCTGCCGGCGGCTAAAATCGTTCCTTAGAGAAAACCAGCGGAAGGAAGCCAATTCGTTCAACGACTCCTTATTGGCAAACTCAACCCTAGCGTTTGGACGgccaaacacatcaaacatacGTTTTCCCAAAATCGAATTACCAACGTTCGACGGTGATTCGACAAAGTGGTTGTCATTCCGCGATCGCTTTGTCGCGATGATTGACGCAAGTGCCGAGCTGCCGCCAATTGCAAAACTGCAGTACTTACTTTCGTCCCTGAAAGGTGACGCTGCGGTTCCCTTCGAACATGTTACTCTGACCACGGAAAACTATTCTGTTACCTGGGCTGCGCTGCTTAAGCGATACGACAACTCACGGATGCTCATTCGCGAGTACTGGCGACGGCTACATTTCCTACCTGCGATTGCAACAGAAAGTGTCGATGGCTTGACGTCGTTGGTAGATGAATTCGTGCGATATGTGAATGGGTTACAGAAGCTGCATGAACCTGTCGACTCATGGGACACGCCTTTGTCCAACATGTTGCTGATGAAGCTGGACAATGAGACCATTCTGGCGTGGGAAAGGCATTCTGTGCATAAGAAAAAGGATAAGTACAGCGAGTTGATCGAATTCCTGCAAGACCGAATCCAAATCCTAAAATCGAGCCAGAGTATCTCGTGCGATCGGATTGTGGTTCCGATCAAGGTGGCCGGGGCATATCGGCCCACCGCACCACGGCGGTCGGTAACCAACGCTGCTTCTGTGCAAAGGAATACTCCCGTTTCATCGACCATTCAACAAGTGAGCTGTCCATTGCAGTGTGCAGATCATCACCTGGTTCGAAATTGCCCGGTATTTTTAGCCAAAAATACTCAGGAGCGGCGGGAAATCGCACGGTCAAAGGGATTGTGCTGGAATTGTCTCAGTTGTTCCCATCAAGTGAGATCGTGCAAATCCGAGTATTCTTGCCGTTCGTGCAAGGAACGGCATCATACGCTGCTTCAtcaaccaccacaacaacctACAGTCGCTTTGTCAGCCCAATCAGATGATGATATGGTGTTTCTCGAGACGGCTATTGTGTTTATCGTAGACGATTATGGAGAGAAGCATGAGGCACGGGCGCTTCTGGATTCGGGCTCCATGTCCAACTTCATTTCGGATACGTTAGCTCGGAAGCTCATGACACCTCGAACGAGAGTTAATGTATCAGTGTCTGGCATCGGAACTTCAAGGCAGCAGATAAAGGGTTCGACCACGGCGATCGTTCGTTCAAGGAACCTTCAATTCACCACCCCATTGGAGTTTCTGATCCTGGATACACCCTCGGCGGACATTCCCACCTCACCAATCAACGTGTCTTCGTGGAACATCCCGGATGTAACGCTAGCAGACCCCACGTATCATATCCCAGGCAAGGTCGATGTGGTCATCGGTGGCGATACGTTCTGGGAGCTGCATACCGGACGTAAGCAATCTCTCGGTTCGGGTCTGCCATGGTTGGTAGAAACGCAGTTTGGATGGGCGGTAGCAGGAAATACAACGTATTCGTCTCAACAACATCGGGTGTGTAATATGGCAACGAGCGACAGTCCATTGGAAGCCATATTGACGCGGTTCTGGGAGAGCGAGACCATCTTCGACGAACCCGCTCTATCTCTGGAGGAAGACATGTGTGAACGTCATTTCATCTCTACTACAACCAGAGACCCATCTGGCAGGTATGTCGTACGTTTACCACAAAATCCTAATTCGAATATCGTTTTAGGAGAATCGAAAGCAATCGCTGATCGTCGTCTCCTAGCGGTGGAACGGCGGCTCAAGTCTAACCCTGCAATGAAGGAGGAGTATAGTAATTTCATGTCGGAGTATGAGCGCTTAGGGCACATGAAACAACTCACCGAGCCGGTGGACGATTCGTGTGAACACTACTATCTCCCTCATCACGCGGTGCTTAAGGAATCGAGCACAACCACCAAGGTCAGGGTAGTCTTTGACGCGTCGTGCAAGACATCTTCTGGCTACTCCTTGAACGACAAACTCCTGGTTGGGCCGGTGATCCAAGACGATCTGTTCACCATCATCGTTCGTTTCCGGTCTCACGCAGTCGCACTCTCAGCAGACGTTGAGAAAATGTATCGCCAAATTCTCCACGATTCTCGCGACACTGAATACCTGCGCATTCGGTATAGAGGAAACACCGCAGAGCCGATTCAGACGTTTCAACTGCAAACGGTTATATATGGCACGTCTTGCGCACCCTTCCTAGCAACAAGAACGCTAAAGCAGATCGCTCTCGATCACAAGATGCAATACCCCCGAGCAGTGGATCCTGTATTGCACGATTTTTATGTGGATGACCTGCTAACGGGAACAGACGAGTTGGCAGACGCAATTGAAATGCAAAGGCAGATTTCTGAGATGCTCAAGCAGGCTGGATTCGTGTTGAAGAAGTGGGTGTCGAACGTACCCGAAGCACTAATCGGCATTCCTTCTGAAGACCTGGCCATCCTTCCTACTCACGAATGGCAAGATCCCCAGTTTGTATCGACGCTTGGTCTGGTTTGGGAGCCAGCAGTTGATATGCTGCGATATCGGATCGATCTACCAACTTCTGCGACGATGTTGACAAAGAGGCTAGCTTTGTCCTACATCGCCAAAATCTTTGACCCGCTTGGCTTGCTTAGTCCAACAATTATCATCGCTAAGCTCTTTATGCAACAGCTGTGGAAGTTGCAGGAAAACGGGAAGCCATGGGATTGGGATCGTGAGCTACCATCACATCTCCAAAAGGAATGGACGGCATTTCATTCCAAGCTGCATTCACTTCGGGAAGTGCGCATTCCGCGTTACACTTCAATTCGGCAAGCAGCAAACGTGCAGCTACACATTTTCGCAGATGCTTCTCAGGTGGCATATGGTGCTTGCTGTTACGTCAGGGCAGaaaacgatttgacatcatCGGTACAGCTGTTGGCAGCTAAGTCTAAAGTAGTACCGTTGTCGAACACACACTCTATAGCGAGACTCGAGCTCTATGCAGCGCGGTTGGCAACGCAACTGTTCCGGAAG CACCACGGAGGTGGAAGCCTTTCGTTGCCAACAGGGTGGCACAAATTCAAGGAGAAACTCGGATCAAGTGCTGGAGGCATGTTCCTGGTGTAG